One segment of Bacteroides caecimuris DNA contains the following:
- a CDS encoding BT_3987 domain-containing protein, with protein sequence MKRLNILWIGLISVLMTACYDDYEKDYDKSSVYFASQKPLRTLVADTDMSIKVGVAIGGKREVHTDDWATFEIDPSLLEGTGLTLMPENYYQLANPNKMTISNPNLAIADVKVTFSDAFYNDNAALNKHYAIPFRLVDHNQDEISTDVNGNLKDYSIVVVKFVSQYHGTYFVKGKVTNLSTQQVTEYSNKDLSQNMTRDFVSLGRNKVRRPGFGNTLENNESVNLTVNPDGSVNIEAGGSVAITDASATLDPAAESLEFVGKQPKFTLSYKYTKGGITYQVDEELIRRQNPEADLRFQEW encoded by the coding sequence ATGAAAAGACTAAATATATTATGGATAGGGCTGATAAGCGTTCTGATGACTGCTTGTTATGACGATTATGAAAAGGACTACGATAAGAGTTCTGTGTACTTTGCTTCGCAAAAACCTTTGCGGACACTGGTAGCCGACACAGATATGTCGATAAAGGTGGGAGTGGCTATTGGCGGTAAAAGAGAGGTGCATACCGATGATTGGGCTACGTTTGAGATCGATCCGTCTTTACTGGAGGGTACGGGCTTGACACTGATGCCGGAAAACTATTATCAGTTGGCTAATCCGAACAAGATGACGATCAGCAATCCGAATTTGGCAATAGCAGATGTGAAAGTGACTTTCTCCGATGCTTTCTATAATGACAATGCTGCCTTGAACAAGCACTATGCAATCCCTTTCCGGTTGGTCGATCATAATCAGGATGAAATAAGTACTGATGTGAATGGCAATTTGAAGGATTACAGTATTGTGGTTGTCAAATTTGTCAGCCAGTATCATGGTACCTACTTTGTGAAAGGAAAAGTTACCAATTTGTCCACCCAACAGGTTACTGAATACAGTAACAAGGATTTGAGTCAGAATATGACCCGCGACTTTGTTTCGTTAGGTAGAAACAAAGTACGCAGACCGGGTTTCGGAAACACATTGGAAAACAATGAATCGGTGAATCTGACAGTCAATCCGGATGGAAGCGTCAATATTGAAGCCGGAGGAAGCGTCGCTATCACAGATGCATCTGCCACATTAGATCCTGCAGCCGAATCATTGGAGTTTGTAGGGAAACAGCCTAAGTTTACGCTTTCTTATAAGTACACGAAAGGTGGCATCACTTATCAGGTTGACGAGGAACTGATCCGACGTCAGAATCCGGAAGCCGATTTACGCTTCCAGGAATGGTAG
- a CDS encoding RagB/SusD family nutrient uptake outer membrane protein has protein sequence MKHILGSCVLAGLFLFCACDDTLDTKVTWQIGDSDTWRVPELAQGVLYKAYNGIANRPDCFDNNFLDCATDNAVTNLRSSSVYKLNMGGMTAFNNPIGNWSNAYNMLNYVNSFLENGLTDQVQYNRTDPEVDKQIKLRLEGESYFLRAWWHFELLKMYGGKAKNGKALGIPLADHFISQDEAAQNGEFLRPTYQATVDFIVNDLDNAIELLPNVYQGDDLEFGNTQIGRATKAAAAVLKSRALLYSASPAMQDDDVTKITGMGQFEILNPTVYQAKWEAVAKEINKILGMEGFGTYVPVTASSIADVQTESSDYAFRKYFNSNLLEGLHFPPFYYGSARATPSHNLVKAFYAKNGYPATDVRSGVDLSDPDFDLTQLYAVLDNRFALNVYYHSATFGDSGQPLDMSEGGKDSPSFSENATRTGYYLAKFVSKKSAMLNPIQTLNSVHYNPLLRKSEVLLNFAEAANEAWGNPTVKAEGCLYSAYEILKTIRSQAGGINFDLYLDEMAQSKDSFRKLIQNERRLEFTFENHRYFDMRRWVLPLNEEVEGVAVTRKEDGTFSFKVQKVEQRKYEVKNYFMPLPYAELEKNKNLMNNQGWE, from the coding sequence ATGAAACATATATTAGGAAGTTGCGTTTTAGCAGGTCTGTTTCTCTTTTGTGCTTGTGACGACACATTGGATACAAAGGTGACATGGCAGATCGGAGACTCTGATACCTGGAGAGTGCCGGAACTTGCTCAAGGCGTACTATATAAAGCTTATAATGGCATAGCCAACCGTCCGGATTGTTTTGACAATAACTTTCTGGATTGTGCTACCGATAATGCAGTGACTAATCTGCGCAGCTCTTCTGTCTATAAATTAAATATGGGTGGGATGACGGCGTTTAACAACCCGATCGGGAACTGGAGTAATGCGTACAACATGTTGAACTATGTAAACTCTTTCCTCGAAAACGGCTTGACCGACCAGGTGCAGTACAACCGCACCGACCCGGAAGTGGACAAGCAAATCAAGCTGCGTTTGGAAGGTGAATCGTATTTCTTGCGTGCATGGTGGCATTTTGAGCTATTGAAGATGTACGGCGGAAAGGCGAAGAATGGAAAAGCGTTGGGTATTCCGTTGGCAGATCATTTTATTTCGCAGGATGAGGCCGCGCAGAATGGTGAATTTCTTCGTCCTACTTATCAGGCAACAGTCGATTTTATCGTCAACGATTTGGATAATGCCATCGAGTTATTACCGAATGTGTATCAGGGAGATGACCTGGAGTTTGGTAATACACAAATCGGCCGTGCCACGAAAGCGGCGGCAGCTGTTCTGAAAAGTCGTGCGCTTTTATATAGCGCAAGCCCTGCCATGCAGGATGATGACGTGACGAAGATTACCGGCATGGGACAATTCGAAATACTGAACCCTACGGTTTACCAGGCAAAATGGGAAGCGGTGGCCAAAGAGATCAATAAGATTCTGGGCATGGAAGGTTTCGGAACTTATGTTCCTGTTACGGCTTCCTCCATTGCCGATGTGCAGACCGAAAGTTCCGATTATGCTTTCCGCAAATATTTTAATAGTAATCTACTGGAAGGCCTTCATTTCCCGCCATTCTACTACGGAAGTGCCCGTGCCACTCCTTCTCATAATCTGGTAAAGGCTTTTTATGCGAAGAATGGTTATCCGGCAACCGATGTTCGTTCCGGTGTCGATCTGTCTGATCCAGATTTCGATCTGACGCAGCTTTATGCCGTACTGGATAATCGCTTTGCACTGAATGTCTACTATCATAGTGCTACATTTGGCGATTCCGGCCAGCCGTTGGATATGTCCGAGGGTGGAAAAGATTCTCCTTCGTTTAGTGAGAATGCTACACGTACGGGTTATTATCTGGCTAAATTCGTTTCCAAGAAATCGGCTATGCTGAATCCGATTCAGACCTTAAACTCGGTTCATTACAATCCTTTGTTACGAAAATCGGAAGTTCTTCTTAACTTTGCCGAAGCTGCCAATGAGGCTTGGGGCAACCCGACGGTGAAAGCCGAAGGATGCCTGTATTCTGCATACGAAATATTGAAAACAATCCGTTCGCAAGCCGGGGGTATCAATTTTGATCTTTATCTGGATGAAATGGCTCAAAGTAAGGACTCGTTCAGAAAGCTGATTCAGAACGAACGTCGCTTGGAATTTACTTTCGAGAATCATCGTTATTTTGATATGCGTCGTTGGGTATTGCCGTTGAACGAAGAGGTGGAGGGTGTTGCCGTTACCCGCAAGGAAGATGGTACATTCAGCTTCAAAGTACAGAAAGTGGAACAACGGAAATATGAAGTGAAAAACTATTTCATGCCGCTACCGTATGCAGAGCTGGAAAAGAATAAGAATCTAATGAATAATCAGGGTTGGGAATAA
- a CDS encoding SusC/RagA family TonB-linked outer membrane protein yields the protein MRNKIRYIRLIGLIFVLIVGSSLTFAQNKSKRKSAKKPLVEVVSIVTDEKGSPLKNVSIICGEGAVVLYTDAKGRFQTKVENDATVMVEALGYEDKVYKLTGSNIVPERIVLKKEPLFLTEESLVNRADGGKTYKGNEVGATSVLENGQFGTFPDLTLTNMLQGKMLGLQVRSTVSGLGNNTPDLFIRGQHGMSENTAIVIIDGVERPAADLIPEEIERIELLKDATAKILYGARAANGVLWVTTRRGKANRRIYNATAEAGVVQMTRTPDFLNSYQYANLYNEARANDGLTPYYNQKQLEGYKNSKGANDLLYPNVDLYDQLLNKNANYRKVSFDMTGGTDRVRYALIAGYVGGSGFEDVTYTPQLHRLTLRGNLDFNVTDFLTISADVAGRMEMRKWGQLDCGQVFTALSTHRPNEYPLTMSPEETGLASSDGIPLFGASLLRPMNAYAETMYGGYTDERYTRSQTNIGLKFDLDMLTKGLKAGAFLSFDNYDYLQLSLSKVYPTYAIKTYRDFAGEEQIMYTQMKKTDVATSQSRKSTTLQQTLGWNAFAAYENTFNQKHDVSARLTYMYSKTTNQGVTQDIINANYALRLNYMYDHRYAVEADMALMGSNRFKSGDKYFFSAAGGLAWILSNEDFLKDNEYVNFLKLKTSAGILGYDRSTEHLLYERAWSQDGSFRFGTTNNGATAYYSTFVRAGNPNLKWEKAAEWNIGVEGLFLNNRLYTEMNYFREKHTDIIGSVDASYGDYTGNFTYQDNMGSVLNHGIEGMFTWSDRINDWAYSVGANFVWSKNKVLKWNQVKHGEEYRYTVGRSTDAMMELVAEGLFGKDVVINGHATQTFADYQEGDIAYKDLNGDKIIDGRDVKELGNSFPRTTLGIDFNVSYKGWGLYLQGYSELGVHTWATNAYYWNNGEGKYSKLALDRYHPANNPTGSYPRLTTTAGENNFRNSSFWLKNTSFFRMKNVELSYTFNQFSPSSVVKKMKVFARGANLFVLSSVKDLDPELLNAGVTNYPVTRTFTGGVSFVF from the coding sequence ATGAGAAACAAGATTAGATATATAAGACTGATAGGGCTCATATTTGTCCTTATCGTTGGCTCTAGCCTGACTTTCGCACAGAATAAATCAAAGAGAAAGTCGGCGAAGAAGCCTTTGGTGGAAGTAGTTTCTATTGTTACCGACGAGAAAGGTAGCCCGTTGAAGAATGTTTCTATCATTTGTGGAGAAGGTGCAGTCGTTCTCTATACAGATGCAAAGGGACGTTTTCAGACGAAGGTCGAGAATGACGCAACCGTCATGGTGGAGGCTTTGGGATATGAAGATAAAGTGTATAAGCTGACAGGCAGCAATATCGTTCCTGAAAGGATTGTCCTGAAGAAAGAGCCTCTGTTTCTGACCGAAGAATCGCTGGTGAATAGAGCCGATGGTGGCAAGACGTATAAAGGGAATGAAGTAGGCGCAACGAGCGTACTGGAGAACGGACAGTTTGGAACCTTCCCTGATTTGACGCTGACTAATATGCTGCAAGGTAAAATGTTAGGTCTGCAAGTTCGCTCCACAGTCAGCGGATTGGGAAACAATACGCCTGATTTATTTATCCGTGGCCAGCATGGCATGTCGGAGAATACAGCTATCGTTATCATCGATGGTGTGGAACGTCCGGCAGCGGATTTGATTCCTGAAGAAATCGAACGTATCGAGTTGCTGAAAGATGCCACTGCCAAGATTCTTTATGGGGCACGTGCTGCGAATGGCGTACTTTGGGTGACTACCCGCAGAGGAAAGGCCAACCGCCGCATTTATAACGCAACCGCCGAAGCAGGGGTGGTACAGATGACGCGTACTCCTGATTTCCTGAATTCTTATCAGTATGCTAATCTGTATAATGAAGCGCGTGCAAACGATGGACTGACTCCTTACTATAATCAGAAACAACTGGAAGGATATAAAAACTCCAAAGGAGCCAATGATCTATTGTATCCGAACGTCGATTTGTACGATCAGTTATTGAACAAAAATGCCAACTATCGGAAAGTATCGTTCGATATGACGGGAGGTACCGACAGAGTGCGTTATGCCCTGATTGCCGGATATGTAGGAGGTAGCGGATTTGAAGACGTCACCTATACTCCGCAATTGCACCGCCTGACTCTTCGCGGAAACCTCGACTTCAATGTAACGGATTTCCTGACTATATCCGCAGATGTTGCCGGACGTATGGAAATGCGTAAATGGGGGCAATTGGACTGTGGTCAGGTATTTACGGCCCTGTCTACGCATCGTCCGAATGAATACCCGCTGACTATGTCACCGGAAGAAACCGGACTGGCCAGCTCGGACGGGATTCCTTTGTTTGGCGCAAGTCTGCTGCGTCCGATGAATGCATACGCAGAAACGATGTACGGAGGATATACGGATGAGCGTTATACACGCAGCCAGACCAATATCGGTTTGAAATTCGATCTTGATATGCTGACAAAAGGCTTGAAAGCCGGTGCTTTCCTTTCTTTCGACAACTATGATTACCTGCAACTCTCTTTGAGCAAAGTCTATCCGACGTATGCCATCAAAACATATCGTGACTTTGCCGGTGAGGAACAGATCATGTACACCCAGATGAAGAAAACAGATGTAGCCACTTCACAGAGTCGGAAGTCGACTACCTTACAACAGACATTGGGTTGGAATGCCTTTGCCGCATACGAGAATACATTCAACCAAAAGCATGATGTATCGGCACGGCTGACTTATATGTACTCGAAAACAACGAATCAGGGAGTGACCCAGGACATCATCAATGCAAACTACGCATTGCGTTTGAACTATATGTATGACCACCGCTATGCTGTGGAAGCGGATATGGCATTGATGGGAAGCAACCGTTTCAAATCGGGAGATAAATACTTCTTCTCGGCAGCAGGCGGCCTTGCCTGGATTCTAAGCAATGAAGATTTCCTGAAAGACAATGAATACGTGAACTTCCTGAAACTGAAAACCAGTGCCGGTATATTGGGCTATGATAGAAGCACGGAACATTTATTGTATGAACGTGCCTGGTCGCAAGACGGCAGCTTCCGGTTCGGAACAACGAACAACGGTGCTACGGCTTACTATTCCACTTTTGTCCGTGCGGGTAATCCGAACCTGAAATGGGAAAAGGCAGCAGAATGGAACATCGGTGTGGAAGGCCTGTTCCTGAACAACCGCTTATATACCGAGATGAACTATTTCCGTGAGAAACATACGGACATCATTGGTTCTGTCGATGCCTCTTACGGGGATTATACTGGCAACTTTACCTACCAGGATAACATGGGCTCCGTCTTGAATCATGGTATAGAAGGAATGTTCACCTGGAGCGACCGCATCAACGACTGGGCTTATTCGGTAGGAGCCAATTTCGTATGGTCTAAGAATAAAGTATTGAAATGGAACCAGGTGAAACATGGTGAAGAATACCGCTACACAGTGGGGCGTTCTACCGATGCTATGATGGAACTGGTTGCTGAAGGATTATTTGGCAAAGATGTAGTCATCAACGGACATGCAACCCAGACGTTTGCCGATTATCAGGAAGGCGACATCGCCTACAAAGACCTGAACGGTGATAAGATCATTGACGGTCGTGACGTAAAGGAACTCGGAAACTCATTCCCACGTACTACATTGGGCATCGATTTCAATGTAAGCTACAAAGGCTGGGGATTGTATCTTCAGGGATATTCCGAACTGGGCGTTCACACTTGGGCAACGAATGCTTATTACTGGAATAATGGAGAAGGTAAATACTCCAAACTGGCATTAGACCGTTATCATCCGGCAAACAATCCGACCGGAAGTTATCCGCGCCTGACAACTACTGCCGGTGAGAACAACTTCCGCAATTCTTCTTTCTGGTTGAAGAATACAAGCTTCTTCCGTATGAAGAATGTTGAATTGAGCTACACGTTCAATCAGTTCTCCCCAAGTTCGGTAGTGAAGAAGATGAAGGTTTTCGCTCGTGGTGCAAACTTGTTTGTGCTTTCTTCCGTGAAAGATTTGGATCCTGAACTGCTGAATGCCGGTGTGACAAACTACCCGGTGACACGTACTTTTACAGGCGGAGTCTCTTTTGTATTTTAA
- a CDS encoding ISAs1 family transposase — MSLISLCKQLEDPRIDRKKEHSLEVIVYIALCAVICGSESWNEIERFGICKFDFFKRRFPDLVKIPSHDTFNRFFSLLKPGYFELVFRDWVSELCGKYEGVVAIDGKMLRGASKCSKDNPFGKKGFKLHMVSAWAVSNGISMGQVKVDDKSNEITAIPSLIKSLDLQDCIVTIDAIACQTDIAEVIIENNADYILALKANQKNRLMDVERWLDEMDGVDIDRPVYRSHYGKYVTEEVSHGRIETRECLVYSPGKIMESMLKDKFEGVKSIVRISTERLEVATKKLSVEKRYYITSLGLKPKEISEAIRSHWDIENRLHWQLDVSFREDAGRKVGNAAQNFSLINKIALYIIKQDETKGSVAAKRKNAGWNDEYLFKLLNKIKI; from the coding sequence ATGAGCTTAATTAGTCTTTGTAAACAACTTGAAGATCCTCGTATTGACCGAAAAAAAGAACACTCTTTGGAAGTCATCGTTTATATAGCCTTGTGTGCTGTAATCTGTGGAAGTGAAAGCTGGAATGAAATAGAACGGTTCGGTATTTGTAAGTTTGACTTCTTTAAACGTCGTTTTCCTGATTTAGTAAAGATCCCAAGTCATGACACTTTCAATCGTTTTTTCAGTTTACTCAAACCCGGTTATTTTGAATTGGTCTTTCGTGATTGGGTATCTGAGCTTTGTGGTAAGTATGAAGGGGTTGTTGCTATAGACGGTAAAATGCTTCGTGGAGCAAGTAAGTGCAGCAAAGACAATCCCTTTGGCAAAAAAGGATTCAAGCTTCATATGGTTAGTGCCTGGGCTGTTTCCAATGGAATCAGTATGGGTCAGGTAAAAGTAGATGATAAAAGCAATGAAATCACCGCTATTCCTTCTCTTATAAAATCTCTGGATTTGCAGGATTGCATAGTGACAATTGATGCTATTGCATGCCAAACAGATATTGCCGAAGTAATAATAGAAAATAATGCAGACTATATTCTGGCATTAAAGGCCAATCAAAAAAACAGGTTAATGGATGTGGAACGCTGGCTAGACGAGATGGATGGTGTTGATATTGATCGGCCGGTATACCGTTCACACTATGGAAAATATGTCACAGAGGAGGTTTCTCATGGGAGAATTGAGACTCGTGAATGTCTGGTTTATAGCCCGGGAAAGATTATGGAATCAATGCTGAAAGATAAATTTGAGGGGGTCAAGTCCATCGTAAGAATTAGTACCGAAAGACTGGAGGTAGCCACTAAAAAACTTTCCGTAGAAAAAAGATATTACATTACTTCACTAGGGCTAAAACCGAAAGAAATTTCAGAGGCTATAAGATCGCATTGGGATATAGAAAACAGGCTACATTGGCAGTTAGACGTATCGTTTAGAGAAGACGCAGGAAGGAAAGTAGGTAATGCTGCGCAAAATTTTTCTTTAATTAATAAGATAGCCCTTTATATCATCAAACAAGATGAAACAAAGGGCAGTGTAGCAGCCAAAAGAAAAAACGCAGGATGGAATGATGAATATTTGTTCAAACTATTAAATAAGATAAAAATATAA
- a CDS encoding two-component regulator propeller domain-containing protein codes for MRTTLLKFVLLFSLVLLNISLSTGQIQYNNIRFKQLSIAEGLPHNTINAITQDNHGFIWFGTRNGLCRYDGYNINLFAHNEADSTSLRHNFITRLYNDSLRNILWISTDQGICSYNYETEDFSRYQIKGNTKDDVCFLNTSDGMLLAACSNGLYRYNEQDSLFVPFLPDKEKPHVRYFAEDGDKTLWIDTNKGLMRYSLEKKQFVSLPTLIQPFTQQCNNAVLISSNQLLFNTNNDFFVYHIQSNTLCNLSKDLEVKDFRCAATDHTGNIWVGTEYGIFVFNKLYQLIAHYEQSERDLSALNDSPIYSLYQDKAHNMWVGTYFGGVNYYIFGSDQFQIYPYGASFNHLSGKAVRQIINAPDNGLYIATEDGGLNYLNNKKEITRAERLHKQMQIYAKNIHSLWLDKDNSLWLGLFLKGTLHYIPHLNRTVDYNLLSDEVSSGFCIIEDKNDHIWYGGPSGLFLIDKKKANSRPEKISSLRVFNLIQFNDSILWAGTRKGSIFQINTHTLKVTSLPILPHTDLYITYIYPDSHQRIWIGTDNNGLYVSDRNGSIIAFYSKEQLGSNAIKGIIEDEMSNVWVGTGNGLCCINSQTGSIDRYTTADGLPINQFNYSSACKKPDGELYFGTINGMISFYPEQVRSVNPRFNIALTSIWSNSEYMSPNNEKAFIPSSISELTEITLTHEQAQSLRLEYSGLNYQYTDNTQYAMKMEGIDKDWQFVGNQHQVRFSNLPSGRYILKIKASKDGIHWDETGQKDLAIRVLPPWWLSPEAYLVYALLFLLIIYAAYRYTKTRIILLMRLKTEHEQRVNIENMNQQKINFFTYISHDLKTPLTLILSPLQRLIQQPQISNNDKEKLEVIYRNANRMNYLINELLTFSKIEMKQMRISVRKGDIMHFLEELSHIFDIVAGEREIDFIVNLEDTEEEVWFSPSKLERILYNLLSNAFKYTQPGGYVKLRAKLIKEEKETFVQISVKDNGRGIPKEAQEQIFESYYQVEKRDHREGFGLGLSLTRSLIHMHKGEIRVESEINKGSDFIVTLNVSEDAYNPDERSSENITTEEIQKYNQRIKETIELIPEKLTNKEKDPARESIMIVEDNKEMNDYLASIFSEKYDIIRAYNGAEACKKIAKQLPNLIISDLMMPVMDGLEFTERVKQNVTTSHIPVILLTAKTDENDHTEGYLRGADAYITKPFNAKNLELLVQNIQKSRKQSIEHFKQAEELNIKQITNNPRDEIFMKELMELIMANLSKEDFGVTEITAHLRISRSLLHMKLKSLTGCSITQFIRTIKMKEAKIHLLNGMNVSEASFAVGISDPNYFTKCFKKEFNITPTEFLKQLK; via the coding sequence ATGAGAACCACCTTACTTAAATTCGTACTCTTATTTAGTCTCGTGCTCTTAAATATTAGCTTGTCGACGGGACAAATTCAATATAATAACATACGCTTCAAACAGCTAAGTATAGCTGAAGGACTCCCGCATAATACGATCAATGCAATCACCCAGGACAACCACGGGTTCATCTGGTTTGGTACACGCAACGGATTGTGCCGATATGACGGTTATAATATCAACCTATTCGCACATAATGAGGCCGACAGCACCTCACTCCGCCACAATTTCATCACACGCTTATATAACGATTCGCTCCGTAACATTCTATGGATCTCTACCGATCAGGGCATCTGCAGCTATAACTACGAGACAGAAGATTTCAGCCGTTACCAGATTAAAGGGAACACTAAGGATGATGTTTGTTTCCTGAACACCAGCGATGGTATGCTTCTGGCAGCTTGTAGCAACGGACTCTATCGCTACAATGAACAAGACAGCTTGTTCGTCCCTTTTCTTCCCGATAAAGAAAAACCTCATGTGAGATACTTTGCGGAGGACGGAGACAAAACCTTATGGATAGATACCAACAAAGGACTGATGCGATACAGTCTGGAAAAGAAACAGTTCGTTTCCCTCCCGACTCTCATCCAGCCTTTTACACAGCAATGCAACAATGCCGTCCTGATCTCGTCCAACCAGCTTTTATTTAATACTAACAACGATTTTTTCGTCTATCATATACAGAGCAATACCCTGTGTAATCTCTCGAAAGATCTTGAGGTGAAAGACTTCCGGTGTGCGGCAACCGACCATACGGGGAATATATGGGTAGGCACGGAGTATGGCATCTTTGTCTTCAACAAACTCTATCAACTGATTGCACATTACGAACAATCGGAACGGGATTTAAGTGCACTGAACGATTCTCCCATTTACAGCCTTTATCAGGACAAGGCTCATAATATGTGGGTGGGAACCTATTTCGGAGGAGTCAATTATTATATATTCGGTTCCGACCAGTTTCAGATATATCCATACGGAGCCAGTTTCAATCATTTGAGCGGAAAGGCTGTCCGCCAGATTATCAATGCTCCGGACAACGGTCTGTACATCGCCACCGAAGATGGCGGATTGAACTACCTGAACAATAAGAAAGAAATCACCCGTGCCGAACGGCTGCACAAGCAGATGCAAATCTACGCCAAGAACATACATTCCTTATGGCTCGACAAAGATAACAGTCTGTGGCTCGGACTATTCCTGAAAGGAACTCTTCACTATATACCGCATCTAAACCGCACGGTGGACTATAATCTACTGTCGGATGAAGTTTCTTCCGGCTTCTGCATCATCGAAGACAAGAACGATCATATCTGGTACGGAGGCCCTTCCGGCTTATTCCTGATCGACAAGAAGAAAGCGAACTCCCGCCCGGAGAAGATTTCATCTCTCCGTGTCTTTAACCTGATACAGTTTAATGACAGTATACTTTGGGCAGGAACCCGAAAAGGCAGTATATTTCAGATCAATACCCATACACTGAAAGTAACCTCGCTCCCCATCCTGCCGCATACCGATCTCTACATCACCTATATCTACCCCGATTCACATCAACGGATATGGATAGGTACAGACAACAACGGGCTTTATGTATCGGACCGCAACGGTAGCATTATCGCCTTTTACAGTAAAGAACAGTTGGGATCCAACGCCATCAAAGGTATCATTGAAGATGAGATGAGTAATGTTTGGGTAGGTACCGGAAACGGACTTTGTTGTATCAATTCCCAAACAGGAAGCATTGACCGATATACCACGGCCGACGGATTGCCCATCAACCAGTTCAACTACTCCTCCGCCTGCAAGAAGCCTGACGGAGAATTGTATTTCGGAACTATCAACGGTATGATTTCTTTCTACCCGGAACAGGTACGCTCCGTCAATCCCCGTTTCAACATTGCACTGACTTCCATTTGGAGCAACAGCGAATATATGTCGCCCAACAATGAGAAAGCATTCATCCCTTCCTCTATCTCCGAACTGACAGAGATCACCCTGACGCACGAACAAGCCCAATCCCTGCGTCTCGAATACTCCGGCCTGAATTATCAATATACTGACAACACTCAATATGCGATGAAAATGGAAGGTATCGACAAGGACTGGCAGTTTGTAGGCAACCAGCATCAGGTACGCTTCTCCAATCTGCCTTCAGGAAGATATATCTTAAAGATCAAAGCCAGCAAAGATGGTATCCACTGGGACGAAACGGGCCAAAAGGACCTTGCTATCAGAGTCCTTCCTCCCTGGTGGCTCTCGCCGGAAGCATATTTAGTTTATGCATTACTCTTCCTATTAATCATTTACGCCGCATACAGATATACCAAAACGCGTATCATCCTGCTCATGCGACTGAAAACGGAGCATGAACAACGCGTCAACATAGAGAATATGAATCAACAGAAGATCAATTTCTTCACTTACATCTCCCATGACCTGAAAACACCGCTGACTCTGATTCTATCGCCTCTGCAACGATTGATCCAGCAGCCACAAATCAGCAACAACGATAAAGAGAAACTGGAAGTCATCTACCGAAACGCCAACCGGATGAATTATCTGATTAATGAACTATTGACGTTCAGTAAAATCGAGATGAAACAGATGCGTATCAGCGTCCGGAAGGGAGACATCATGCACTTTCTGGAAGAACTGTCGCACATCTTCGACATCGTAGCCGGGGAACGGGAAATTGACTTCATCGTCAATCTGGAAGACACCGAAGAGGAAGTCTGGTTCTCGCCTTCCAAGCTGGAACGGATTCTTTATAACCTGCTCTCAAACGCATTTAAATATACCCAGCCCGGCGGATACGTCAAGTTGCGTGCCAAACTAATAAAAGAAGAGAAAGAAACATTTGTGCAAATCTCCGTCAAAGACAATGGCAGGGGGATTCCTAAAGAAGCTCAAGAACAAATATTTGAAAGTTATTACCAGGTTGAGAAGCGCGACCATCGCGAGGGATTCGGACTGGGATTATCGCTTACGCGTTCGCTCATACACATGCACAAAGGTGAAATCCGGGTAGAAAGCGAAATCAACAAAGGTTCGGACTTTATCGTTACCCTGAATGTATCGGAGGATGCTTACAACCCCGATGAACGCTCGTCCGAGAACATCACGACCGAAGAAATACAGAAATATAACCAGCGAATCAAGGAAACCATCGAACTCATTCCCGAAAAGCTGACCAACAAAGAAAAAGATCCTGCCCGGGAATCTATTATGATTGTAGAGGACAATAAAGAAATGAATGATTACCTCGCCAGTATATTCAGCGAGAAATATGATATTATACGGGCGTATAACGGTGCGGAAGCCTGCAAGAAGATAGCCAAACAGCTGCCCAACCTCATTATATCAGATTTAATGATGCCGGTGATGGACGGATTGGAATTTACGGAACGTGTCAAACAAAACGTAACGACCAGCCATATCCCCGTTATCCTCCTGACTGCAAAGACTGATGAAAACGACCATACGGAAGGTTATCTGCGGGGAGCCGATGCGTATATCACTAAACCTTTTAACGCCAAGAATCTGGAACTGCTGGTACAGAATATCCAAAAGAGCCGGAAACAGAGCATTGAACACTTCAAACAGGCAGAAGAACTGAACATCAAGCAAATAACCAACAACCCGCGGGATGAAATATTCATGAAAGAACTGATGGAACTGATTATGGCGAACCTCAGCAAGGAAGACTTCGGAGTAACGGAAATCACAGCCCATCTCCGCATCAGCCGCAGCCTGTTGCACATGAAGCTGAAATCACTCACTGGATGCTCCATCACTCAATTCATACGGACCATCAAGATGAAAGAGGCTAAAATTCATTTACTGAATGGTATGAATGTCTCCGAAGCATCATTTGCCGTCGGCATATCAGATCCGAACTACTTTACAAAGTGTTTCAAGAAAGAATTTAATATCACTCCGACAGAGTTTCTCAAGCAGTTGAAATAG